The Plasmodium relictum strain SGS1 genome assembly, chromosome: 9 genome window below encodes:
- a CDS encoding tRNA m5C-methyltransferase, putative — protein sequence MKCNGKVGYFLNLKKEYGDRADIIFKKLEEKNVQGAFITDFIKIDFINITKVLLFLIKNNKVRTCFDGLYIDKKYSNFFFLENEKVFNEIDKNEKSKKNDEIEKVDENILVNNGINLCVSNSEEIQDDLNKSKCIKGNMKNNLNENTNEYLENNSENAKNYYKKIIIQKSELLNINDIMNYDGSIENINKIMYYLNPCSVISAYFMNIKKNECVLDMCASPGGKSLVIANKLFGYGSSPLNRINNININDKDIEINCCLNMVNYYKMNREGLLVINEYNKVRYDRLKQVLNKYLPNDLTNSNNIHITNYNGLNLNSFMRFPKFHKILLDVPCSSDGYLLKKNTNDIKKWSFNIIKNNSNVQIKLLYNSFHLLHLNGFIIYSTCALSHYENDYVIEKLLKKFGNQVKIIDFIEEEFQRQYKKILYSLQRNNNMKNYVTENISDKTNDLKSENIYNSKEDNDKNNLKSSVSNNCNSDDSNFNYQNSNDHNNSTFYNNKFNEFKEKSKFLKFFEKTKYGYISLPDKSPFGILYICKIQKI from the coding sequence agttttattatttttgataaaaaataataaggtAAGAACTTGTTTCGATGGCTTATATATTgacaaaaaatatagtaattttttttttcttgaaaatgaaaaagtttttaatgaaatagaCAAAAACGAGAAAAGCAAGAAAAATGACGAAATTGAAAAAGTTGATGAAAACATTTTAGTTAATAATGGAATAAATTTATGTGTAAGCAATTCTGAGGAAATACAAGATGATTTAAATAAGTCTAAATGTATAAAAggaaatatgaaaaataatttaaatgaaaatacaaATGAATATCTAGAGAATAATTCAGAAAATGccaaaaattattataaaaaaataattatacaaaaatcagaattattaaatataaatgatattatGAATTATGATGGAAGCATTGAAAATATcaataaaataatgtattatttaaatcCTTGCTCGGTTATATCAGCTTACTtcatgaatataaaaaaaaatgaatgtgTGTTAGATATGTGTGCTTCTCCTGGTGGCAAGTCATTAGTTATagcaaataaattatttggcTATGGCTCATCTCCATTAAAtagaattaataatattaatataaatgataaagatATTGAAATAAATTGTTGTTTAAATATggttaattattataaaatgaatagAGAAGGGTTATTAGTtattaatgaatataataaagttCGATATGATAGATTAAAACaagtattaaataaatacttACCAAATGATTTAACTAATTCtaataatatacatataactAATTATAATggtttaaatttaaattctttCATGAGATTTCCtaaatttcataaaattttgttagATGTTCCTTGCTCTTCTGATGggtatttattaaaaaaaaatactaatgatataaaaaagtggtcttttaatattattaaaaataattctaatgtccaaattaaattattgtaTAACTCTTTTCATTTACTTCATTTAAATggttttataatttattctaCATGTGCATTATCACACTATGAAAATGATTATGttattgaaaaattattaaaaaaatttggaAATCAAGTTAAAATTATTGATTTCATTGAAGAAGAATTTCAAagacaatataaaaaaattttgtatagTCTtcaaagaaataataatatgaaaaattatgtaaCAGAAAATATTTCTGATAAAACAAATGATCTTAAAtctgaaaatatatataacagtAAAGAggataatgataaaaataatcttaAAAGTAGTGTTTCTAATAATTGTAACTCTGATGAtagtaattttaattatcaaAATTCTAATGATCACAATAATAGCACATTTtacaataataaatttaatgaatttaaagaaaaaagtaaatttttaaaattttttgagaAGACAAAATATGGTTATATTTCTTTACCTGATAAGTCCCCATTTGGTATTTTGTATATTtgtaaaattcaaaaaatttaa